In Candidatus Bathyarchaeia archaeon, one DNA window encodes the following:
- the porB gene encoding pyruvate synthase subunit PorB, with product MVTIKELPKEEYLLKGHAACAGCGPSIALRLLFKALGNKVILVVPACCTTVIQGPYPFTAFAVPLQNMLFEATGAAASGIAAALRIRGLEDVTVVGWAGDGGTVDIGIQALSGAAERETNFIYICYDNEAYGNTGLQRSGATPYGAWTTTTPTGKKERKKNMPFIMAAHRIPYVATACPSYPLDFVNKLRKAKEIKGTKYIHVLTPCPTGWRYDASKTVEIGRLAVQTGIWALYEIENGKFRLSPPSDRLIDKSKRKPVKEYLTMQERFRHLTEADIEKIQRWVDEDWEYYQALTSMERCF from the coding sequence ATGGTAACGATAAAAGAGCTTCCCAAAGAGGAGTATCTGCTTAAGGGACACGCGGCATGCGCCGGATGCGGCCCCTCAATTGCCCTGAGACTTTTGTTCAAAGCTTTGGGCAACAAAGTCATTCTCGTTGTTCCCGCATGCTGCACAACAGTCATTCAGGGGCCATACCCCTTCACAGCTTTTGCGGTTCCCCTTCAAAACATGCTTTTTGAAGCCACCGGTGCTGCGGCATCAGGCATAGCTGCTGCACTTCGCATTCGAGGGTTAGAAGACGTAACCGTTGTGGGGTGGGCTGGTGATGGTGGAACCGTCGATATAGGCATTCAAGCCTTATCAGGAGCTGCTGAGCGGGAGACAAACTTCATCTATATATGCTATGACAACGAGGCTTACGGCAATACTGGCTTGCAACGTAGTGGAGCAACTCCATACGGCGCTTGGACAACTACAACGCCCACGGGCAAAAAGGAGCGAAAGAAAAACATGCCCTTTATCATGGCGGCCCACAGAATTCCATACGTCGCAACGGCATGTCCCTCCTATCCCTTGGACTTCGTTAACAAACTCAGGAAGGCAAAAGAAATCAAGGGCACCAAATACATTCATGTGCTGACGCCTTGTCCTACTGGTTGGCGTTATGATGCAAGCAAAACCGTGGAAATTGGAAGGCTGGCCGTTCAGACTGGAATATGGGCGCTATACGAGATTGAGAATGGCAAGTTCCGACTTAGCCCGCCAAGCGACCGCCTAATTGACAAGTCAAAGCGGAAACCCGTGAAAGAATACTTGACAATGCAGGAGAGGTTCCGCCACCTCACAGAAGCCGACATCGAGAAAATCCAGAGGTGGGTGGACGAAGACTGGGAATACTATCAAGCCCTAACATCCATGGAGAGATGCTTTTAA
- a CDS encoding acetyl ornithine aminotransferase family protein gives MTVYPKIVVTPPGPKAREIVKKDERLISPSYVRFYPLVIESGEGCIVRDVDGNEYIDFNAGLACLNVGHRHPKVVEAIKRQCDRFLHYSNTDFYYEEVVELAEKLAEITPGNFEKKVFFGNSGTEAVEAAIKLAKWHTRKQLFIGFINAFHGRTIGSLSFTASKPAQRRYFFPLMPGVTHVPYPYCYRCPFKQTYPDCHYWCVDFIDEFVLQKFVPPEDVAAILFEPIQGEGGYVVPPPEYFKRLKKLADKYGILLIDDEVQSGMGRTGKWFAIEHWEVEPDIICSAKALASGLPLGATIAKAKIMDWTGGSHASTFGGNPVSCAAALAVIEVIKEERLLENAAKQGMYILKRLEELKENCDIVGDVRGKGLMIGMELVEDKESKKPAPDKAREVMMRSWKRGVAVITCGVSTIRMMPPLNITRELVDAALDIIEDAVKEVEREKQ, from the coding sequence ATGACGGTTTATCCAAAAATCGTTGTGACTCCTCCGGGGCCAAAGGCTAGGGAGATCGTGAAAAAAGATGAGAGGTTGATTTCGCCATCCTATGTTCGCTTCTATCCGCTTGTCATAGAGTCAGGCGAGGGCTGTATAGTTAGGGACGTCGATGGAAACGAGTACATTGACTTTAATGCTGGGCTTGCATGTTTAAACGTTGGGCACAGGCATCCAAAGGTTGTCGAGGCCATAAAACGGCAATGCGACCGTTTCCTACACTACTCAAACACGGACTTCTACTATGAGGAGGTTGTTGAATTAGCCGAGAAGCTTGCGGAGATAACCCCTGGAAACTTTGAAAAGAAGGTGTTTTTCGGCAACAGTGGGACGGAGGCTGTTGAGGCAGCGATAAAGTTGGCAAAATGGCACACTAGAAAACAGCTTTTCATAGGCTTTATAAACGCTTTTCACGGGCGAACCATAGGCTCTCTATCCTTTACAGCTAGCAAACCAGCCCAGAGAAGATACTTCTTCCCCTTGATGCCGGGTGTAACGCATGTTCCATACCCCTACTGTTATCGCTGTCCCTTCAAGCAGACGTACCCGGACTGCCATTATTGGTGTGTTGACTTTATAGACGAGTTTGTTCTGCAAAAGTTTGTTCCGCCAGAGGATGTCGCCGCAATACTTTTTGAGCCAATTCAAGGCGAGGGCGGCTATGTTGTTCCACCACCCGAGTATTTTAAGCGCCTGAAGAAGCTTGCCGACAAATATGGCATTCTCTTGATAGACGATGAAGTGCAGTCTGGTATGGGAAGAACTGGGAAGTGGTTTGCCATCGAACATTGGGAGGTTGAACCCGACATCATCTGCAGTGCTAAGGCGTTGGCGTCAGGTCTGCCTCTCGGCGCCACCATAGCTAAGGCAAAAATAATGGACTGGACAGGCGGGTCCCATGCAAGCACTTTCGGCGGAAATCCGGTTTCATGCGCCGCAGCCCTAGCAGTTATTGAGGTAATAAAAGAGGAGAGGTTGCTGGAGAACGCCGCAAAACAGGGAATGTATATCTTGAAAAGGCTTGAGGAGCTTAAAGAAAACTGCGATATCGTCGGCGATGTCAGAGGCAAGGGTCTCATGATAGGCATGGAACTAGTCGAGGACAAGGAAAGTAAAAAACCCGCTCCGGATAAAGCCAGAGAAGTTATGATGCGCTCATGGAAACGAGGCGTAGCCGTCATAACCTGCGGCGTTTCAACTATAAGAATGATGCCTCCACTAAATATCACAAGAGAGCTTGTAGATGCAGCCCTAGACATAATCGAGGATGCAGTGAAAGAGGTCGAACGTGAAAAACAGTGA
- a CDS encoding translation initiation factor IF-5A, producing the protein MSKPVDVGSLREGGYIIVDGEPCRIVEITKSKPGKHGSAKARIVAIGIFDGVKRSIVKPVDAMAEVPIIEKRSGQVFAVTPSSVQIMDLETYEYLDAPIPEEEELKAKLAPGIEVEYWRILGRVKIVRTK; encoded by the coding sequence GTGAGTAAGCCCGTTGATGTTGGAAGCCTTCGTGAGGGCGGATACATTATTGTGGATGGAGAACCCTGCCGAATAGTCGAAATAACAAAGTCAAAACCGGGAAAACATGGGTCAGCTAAAGCCAGAATAGTTGCCATAGGCATTTTTGATGGAGTTAAGCGAAGTATAGTTAAGCCCGTCGACGCCATGGCTGAAGTACCCATAATCGAGAAGCGAAGCGGACAGGTTTTCGCTGTAACACCTTCAAGTGTGCAAATAATGGACTTAGAAACCTATGAATATCTAGATGCTCCTATCCCAGAAGAGGAGGAATTAAAGGCGAAACTAGCACCCGGCATAGAAGTCGAGTATTGGCGGATCCTTGGAAGAGTAAAAATAGTTCGAACCAAGTAA
- a CDS encoding pyruvate ferredoxin oxidoreductase subunit gamma — protein sequence MLKEIRIHGRGGQGAVTAAQLLAHAAHLEGKYVQAFPYFGAERRGAPVKAFARISDAPILLHSQIYHPDYVVVLDPQLYKMIDVTEGLKKDGVIILNSTKKPNEIELGCWRIATVDATGIALELGLLIAGQPIVNTSMVGAFAGATGEVSLESVLKAIKENWRGSAGEKNAQAAELAYKRLIKGW from the coding sequence TTGCTTAAAGAGATAAGAATCCACGGCAGAGGCGGGCAGGGTGCTGTAACGGCTGCCCAACTGCTGGCTCACGCTGCACACCTAGAAGGCAAGTATGTGCAAGCCTTTCCATATTTTGGCGCCGAACGCCGCGGGGCTCCAGTTAAAGCCTTCGCTAGAATAAGTGACGCTCCGATTCTTCTTCACAGCCAAATTTACCACCCCGATTACGTAGTGGTTCTGGATCCCCAACTCTACAAAATGATAGACGTAACTGAAGGTTTGAAGAAGGATGGGGTGATAATCCTAAACTCCACAAAAAAGCCTAACGAGATTGAGCTTGGATGTTGGCGTATAGCCACCGTAGATGCAACGGGCATAGCCCTTGAGCTGGGCCTCCTCATTGCAGGACAACCAATTGTTAACACTTCAATGGTCGGAGCTTTCGCTGGCGCCACCGGCGAGGTCAGCTTAGAGAGTGTCCTAAAGGCGATAAAGGAAAACTGGCGGGGTAGCGCCGGAGAAAAGAACGCCCAAGCAGCTGAGCTAGCCTATAAACGTTTGATTAAAGGGTGGTGA
- a CDS encoding pyruvate kinase alpha/beta domain-containing protein: protein MSYTERKVTYFQTAGDQNTDTLLKIVKDYIEKEGIRDVVVASTTGETGVKAAKTFKGHNVIVVTHCFGFQKPGENELREEFKEEILRNGAKIFTGTHALSSVERAIRKNFGTLQPLELIANTLRLMGEGTKVCVEITLMAADAGLIPVDRDVVAIAGTGRGADTALRIKPANTFRFFDLKIREVIAKPFDF, encoded by the coding sequence ATGAGCTACACTGAAAGAAAGGTAACGTATTTCCAGACTGCTGGAGACCAGAACACGGACACCCTGTTAAAGATTGTTAAGGATTACATCGAAAAAGAGGGCATAAGGGACGTTGTAGTTGCCTCAACCACGGGTGAAACGGGTGTAAAGGCGGCTAAAACCTTCAAGGGACACAACGTCATCGTGGTTACCCACTGCTTTGGCTTTCAGAAACCCGGAGAGAACGAGTTGAGGGAGGAGTTTAAGGAGGAGATTTTGCGGAATGGAGCCAAAATTTTCACGGGAACCCATGCACTGAGCAGTGTGGAGCGGGCTATCAGAAAAAACTTTGGAACACTTCAGCCGCTAGAGTTGATTGCCAACACTCTTAGGCTTATGGGAGAGGGGACAAAAGTATGTGTGGAAATCACGTTAATGGCTGCTGATGCGGGTCTAATACCAGTGGATAGGGATGTGGTAGCCATCGCCGGAACAGGCAGAGGCGCAGACACAGCGCTTCGAATAAAGCCAGCTAACACTTTCAGATTCTTCGATTTGAAGATAAGAGAGGTTATAGCAAAGCCATTTGACTTCTAA
- a CDS encoding MFS transporter — protein MPLRDKLSEEFSFFKGNYLILVISWILMDFAHEIPGTYYSDYVIQLGGSPLILGVISFVSLLTLALVQFPGGYLADKYGRRWLISTLTFGVALSFVFYAAAPSWHFILIGAILQNFCLIYQPALNAIMADSLPPEKRGMGFSVLNLIMSVSTTPAPIIALFLVATFGSELGMRIAYTIVVIFYLAAATVRLKLKETLENVEKASLKEIARAYPKALKDGIAVWKVVPRSMLFLFLSEMITRSSLFMIQALFLVYAFYVLQIGGQPTPGIPPQQDPALQLARIRWGYVSTALFICMLVSAIPAGKLIDKAGRKIPLILSHLLIVPAMLLFLYGSYLTLFIAMPLAGFSMLLGFASYQSLFADLVPQEHRGKVTGSMNFFMYIAMAIGGGLGGLLYEKVSPQLPFLLVAALTVPSTALILFWVKEPKPEKREA, from the coding sequence TTGCCATTAAGAGACAAGCTGAGTGAGGAATTCTCCTTTTTCAAAGGAAACTACCTAATCTTAGTGATAAGCTGGATTCTAATGGATTTCGCCCACGAAATCCCGGGAACATATTATTCGGACTATGTGATTCAGCTTGGAGGCAGCCCATTAATCCTCGGAGTAATATCCTTTGTCTCACTATTGACCCTTGCGCTTGTCCAGTTCCCTGGAGGCTACTTGGCGGATAAATATGGAAGACGCTGGCTTATATCCACCCTCACCTTCGGGGTAGCCCTATCTTTTGTTTTCTATGCAGCGGCTCCAAGCTGGCATTTCATCCTCATCGGGGCAATTTTACAGAACTTCTGCCTAATCTATCAGCCAGCGTTAAACGCCATAATGGCAGACTCGCTTCCACCAGAAAAGCGCGGAATGGGCTTCTCCGTTTTAAACCTCATAATGAGTGTTTCAACAACACCAGCACCTATAATCGCCCTATTTCTAGTCGCCACCTTCGGCTCAGAACTGGGAATGCGCATAGCATACACTATAGTCGTAATATTTTACCTCGCAGCCGCCACTGTAAGACTGAAACTAAAAGAAACCTTGGAGAACGTTGAAAAAGCAAGCTTGAAGGAAATCGCACGCGCCTATCCTAAGGCTTTGAAGGACGGAATAGCCGTATGGAAGGTTGTACCTCGCTCGATGCTCTTTCTATTCCTGTCAGAAATGATAACACGTTCATCACTTTTCATGATTCAAGCACTCTTTTTGGTATACGCTTTCTACGTGCTACAAATAGGAGGCCAGCCCACTCCTGGGATCCCACCACAACAGGATCCAGCCCTTCAGCTAGCCCGCATAAGGTGGGGGTATGTTTCAACAGCGCTCTTTATCTGCATGCTGGTTTCCGCCATCCCAGCAGGCAAACTGATAGATAAGGCTGGAAGGAAAATTCCATTGATACTGTCGCATCTCTTAATCGTCCCGGCTATGCTGCTGTTCTTATACGGAAGTTATCTAACACTCTTTATAGCGATGCCCCTTGCCGGATTCTCGATGCTTTTGGGCTTCGCCTCTTACCAGTCGCTCTTCGCCGACCTGGTTCCCCAAGAACATCGTGGAAAAGTGACGGGGTCTATGAACTTTTTCATGTACATTGCTATGGCGATAGGTGGCGGTTTGGGCGGTCTACTTTACGAGAAAGTTTCACCGCAGCTTCCATTCCTACTGGTTGCCGCCTTAACCGTTCCATCAACAGCGCTAATACTCTTTTGGGTAAAGGAGCCAAAACCGGAAAAAAGGGAGGCTTAG
- a CDS encoding GNAT family N-acetyltransferase, translated as MKIRKLRIEDYPKLVSLWTKAGLPFKPRGRDSPEAVAKQMTENPDFFIGAFEDEKLIGAVIASSDGRKGWINRLAVDPEYRRWGVAKALIAEAERVLSQKGIRIFCALIEDSNTASKELFKKCGYVEHRDIIYFSKRESDDI; from the coding sequence ATGAAAATCCGAAAACTCCGCATCGAGGACTACCCAAAACTGGTTAGCCTCTGGACCAAAGCTGGGCTGCCCTTTAAACCAAGGGGCAGAGACAGTCCAGAAGCGGTAGCTAAGCAAATGACGGAAAACCCGGACTTCTTCATAGGAGCCTTCGAAGACGAAAAACTCATAGGCGCTGTTATTGCGAGTTCGGATGGACGAAAGGGTTGGATTAACCGGTTAGCCGTCGACCCAGAATATAGACGGTGGGGTGTCGCCAAGGCCTTAATCGCTGAGGCTGAGAGGGTGCTTAGCCAAAAGGGAATAAGGATATTTTGCGCCTTGATTGAGGATTCAAATACAGCGTCTAAAGAGCTTTTCAAAAAATGTGGGTATGTGGAACATCGCGACATCATCTATTTCAGCAAAAGAGAAAGCGACGACATATAG
- the albA gene encoding DNA-binding protein Alba, with protein MTEEKQKRTAKEETAKGSTQTNESTVLIGKKPVMNYVLACLTFLNSGARKIVIKARGRTISRAVDTVELLRRAFVKDLQVKEINIGTEEVTRAEGQKTNVSTIEITVVKP; from the coding sequence ATGACAGAAGAAAAGCAAAAGAGGACAGCAAAAGAGGAAACTGCGAAAGGTTCAACTCAAACAAATGAAAGCACCGTGCTAATCGGCAAAAAACCAGTAATGAACTATGTGCTTGCCTGTCTAACCTTCCTAAACTCTGGCGCACGAAAAATCGTTATTAAAGCCAGAGGACGGACAATCAGCAGAGCCGTCGACACTGTAGAACTGCTGAGAAGAGCCTTTGTCAAGGACCTGCAGGTTAAAGAGATCAACATCGGCACGGAGGAAGTAACCCGTGCGGAAGGCCAGAAAACCAATGTGTCGACCATTGAAATAACAGTGGTGAAACCGTAA
- a CDS encoding 4Fe-4S binding protein, producing MGRTGSWRTFRPIVDYSKCTRCTLCWIYCPDAAISRRDDDSPEIDYDYCKGCGICANECPVKAITMKREEE from the coding sequence ATGGGGCGAACTGGCTCTTGGAGGACTTTCCGTCCAATAGTTGACTATTCAAAATGCACCAGATGCACGCTTTGTTGGATCTATTGTCCAGACGCTGCCATATCAAGGCGTGATGATGACTCGCCTGAAATTGACTATGACTACTGCAAGGGCTGCGGGATATGCGCCAACGAATGCCCAGTCAAAGCCATAACCATGAAAAGGGAGGAGGAATGA
- a CDS encoding NAD(+)/NADH kinase produces MLKTAGIVARFDKRKALKLVEDTAKYLTKKGLKVYIEETLRGKLKKNWDFLPLESMKTDFIITIGGDGTILRTCVAIPKPEPPILAVNMGVRGFLTEVSPEETFTAIDKCLKGEFMIEKCAKLSITVGNRRLPDALNEVLITVDEPVRLLYAKVFKDGEHVLDCQADGVMIATPTGSTGYSLSAGGPVLDPSVEAFILTPVCSLSVLRSIVFPANSKITVKVHRPKRVLAVIDGAYREFMETPNTRITVTRSENETRFIRFRENFYNRLRGRLLFHGAGGKV; encoded by the coding sequence TTGCTTAAAACTGCCGGCATCGTGGCACGCTTTGACAAAAGGAAAGCCCTAAAACTCGTGGAGGACACAGCTAAATATCTAACCAAAAAGGGATTGAAAGTCTATATCGAAGAGACGCTGCGGGGAAAGCTGAAAAAGAACTGGGATTTCCTCCCACTAGAGAGCATGAAAACAGACTTCATAATAACGATAGGGGGAGATGGGACAATTCTGAGGACCTGTGTTGCTATTCCAAAACCTGAACCACCAATACTGGCGGTAAACATGGGCGTCAGAGGCTTCTTGACGGAAGTGTCGCCAGAGGAAACATTCACCGCCATAGACAAGTGCCTAAAAGGCGAGTTCATGATAGAAAAATGCGCAAAACTCTCCATAACAGTTGGAAACAGAAGACTACCAGATGCTCTAAATGAGGTTTTGATAACTGTTGATGAACCCGTAAGGCTGTTGTACGCCAAGGTCTTTAAAGATGGAGAGCATGTTCTAGACTGCCAAGCAGACGGCGTAATGATAGCAACGCCAACAGGTTCCACGGGATACTCGCTGTCCGCCGGAGGACCGGTTTTGGATCCATCTGTGGAAGCTTTCATTTTAACACCTGTTTGTTCCCTCAGCGTGCTGCGTTCCATAGTTTTTCCAGCAAATTCAAAAATCACCGTGAAAGTGCACAGGCCAAAAAGAGTTTTGGCAGTTATTGACGGCGCCTATAGGGAGTTTATGGAAACCCCAAACACGCGTATAACGGTTACACGCTCCGAGAATGAAACCCGCTTTATAAGGTTTCGAGAGAACTTCTACAATCGCTTGAGGGGTAGGCTCCTATTCCACGGGGCTGGGGGAAAAGTCTAA
- a CDS encoding transketolase C-terminal domain-containing protein: protein MARIVIDTANHIAGYAAKAARVKVVAAYPITPQTTVVEKIAEFVETGEMDAEYIRVESEHSAMAACIGAAAAGVRTFTATSAHGLALMHEALHWASGARLPIVMVVVNRAMGAPWSIWPDLSDSLSQRDTGWLQFYCADNQEVFDTIIQAYRICEDERVFLPAMVCLEGFILSHTYMPVKIHDQDEIDAFLPPYKAGWILDVNNPVTHANLVSPEWYMEFRYKIQEAMENAKKLIPEVDREYGKRFGFEYGGLVEKYQCEDAELIICTMGTMGAEAKIAVDNLRKEGLNVGVARIRVFRPFPIEEIRKLAKQARMIATIDRHISFGMEGFLASEVKASIYPLNDKPLVAGFIAGLGGRDVTFKTIEEIAKKAWKWLDAGVVKKETVWVDLRE from the coding sequence ATGGCGCGGATAGTTATTGACACGGCAAACCACATAGCTGGCTATGCTGCAAAGGCTGCAAGAGTAAAAGTGGTGGCCGCCTATCCAATAACGCCGCAGACCACAGTGGTTGAAAAGATTGCAGAGTTCGTGGAAACCGGAGAAATGGACGCTGAATACATCCGTGTAGAGTCAGAACATAGCGCCATGGCTGCCTGTATAGGCGCGGCAGCTGCTGGAGTAAGAACATTTACAGCAACTTCTGCTCATGGCTTAGCCTTAATGCATGAGGCCCTTCACTGGGCTTCCGGGGCGCGTCTGCCAATAGTTATGGTTGTTGTAAACCGAGCTATGGGGGCACCTTGGAGCATATGGCCGGACCTCAGCGATTCCCTATCGCAGAGGGATACAGGCTGGCTTCAGTTCTACTGCGCTGACAACCAAGAAGTCTTTGACACGATTATACAAGCGTATAGAATCTGCGAAGACGAGAGAGTCTTCCTCCCGGCGATGGTTTGCCTTGAAGGATTCATCCTATCACATACATATATGCCAGTTAAAATCCATGATCAAGATGAGATAGATGCTTTTCTTCCACCCTACAAGGCTGGATGGATTTTGGATGTAAATAACCCAGTCACCCATGCAAACCTTGTTTCGCCAGAGTGGTACATGGAATTTCGCTACAAAATACAGGAAGCTATGGAAAACGCGAAGAAACTGATACCCGAGGTGGACAGGGAATATGGAAAACGTTTCGGCTTCGAGTATGGCGGGCTTGTTGAAAAGTACCAATGTGAGGATGCAGAGCTAATCATATGCACCATGGGCACCATGGGCGCTGAAGCAAAAATAGCCGTCGACAACCTCAGAAAGGAGGGCTTAAACGTTGGAGTTGCCCGCATAAGAGTTTTCCGTCCCTTCCCAATCGAGGAGATTCGAAAACTTGCAAAGCAAGCTCGCATGATCGCCACTATAGACCGCCACATATCCTTTGGAATGGAAGGCTTCCTCGCGTCAGAAGTCAAGGCCTCCATATACCCGCTAAACGACAAGCCCCTAGTCGCTGGCTTCATTGCCGGTCTGGGGGGCAGAGATGTCACCTTCAAAACCATCGAAGAAATAGCCAAAAAAGCGTGGAAATGGCTGGACGCCGGAGTGGTTAAAAAGGAAACGGTGTGGGTCGATTTGAGGGAGTGA
- a CDS encoding proteasome assembly chaperone family protein codes for MKDEIRIIERKEIPKGAVMLFGFPDVGLVGVIAASHLILELGLEEVAYMDSPLLPPVIVLHEGLPHSPVRIFGNHNILLAVSETALQGELIYPIMHALIDWGRSKEVKMMISISGIPVQDRQDLEELKVFAAASNSETLKMVQEKGIEILREGYMVGPQAVMLQYCSTLGLPALTLLAQCFFQYPDPEAAAKALEYLGMVTGIKVDVSKLLEKGEEIRLKARDMMKRTQQELARMRKTQEYDIPLYIS; via the coding sequence TTGAAAGATGAAATAAGAATTATTGAAAGAAAGGAAATCCCAAAAGGCGCCGTCATGCTTTTTGGTTTTCCAGACGTTGGCCTAGTGGGCGTTATAGCTGCCTCCCATTTAATTCTGGAACTTGGGTTAGAGGAGGTTGCCTACATGGATTCCCCGCTTCTACCGCCAGTGATCGTTTTGCATGAAGGCCTGCCCCACTCACCCGTAAGAATTTTCGGAAACCACAACATCCTCTTGGCGGTGTCCGAAACCGCACTACAAGGAGAACTCATATACCCAATCATGCACGCGCTGATCGATTGGGGCCGGAGCAAAGAGGTAAAAATGATGATTTCTATAAGTGGCATACCAGTCCAAGACAGACAAGACCTTGAAGAACTGAAAGTTTTCGCCGCAGCCTCAAATTCAGAAACACTGAAAATGGTTCAGGAAAAGGGCATAGAGATACTGCGGGAGGGTTATATGGTTGGCCCCCAAGCAGTTATGCTTCAATACTGCTCAACCTTGGGGCTGCCAGCCCTAACCCTCCTAGCACAGTGCTTCTTCCAATATCCAGACCCAGAGGCTGCAGCTAAAGCTCTGGAATATTTAGGCATGGTTACAGGCATAAAAGTTGATGTTTCAAAACTTCTGGAAAAAGGCGAGGAAATACGTTTGAAGGCAAGAGACATGATGAAGAGAACTCAACAGGAATTAGCCAGAATGCGAAAAACACAGGAATATGACATCCCACTCTACATCTCATAG
- a CDS encoding Hsp20/alpha crystallin family protein → MEEERFRRRRSIFDIIDEYFESLEAWAERVRESLLERPSWNCRTCTMEPLRDILITSDEVIVTVDLPYAEENTIQVKPVGKDVIEVSAKMRRKVSFDDFGITHYRGEFQRFHCRTRIPVPVYMDRMEIRFKRGILEIRLPRKHEYEIPIE, encoded by the coding sequence ATGGAGGAGGAGAGATTCAGAAGGAGGCGCTCCATCTTCGATATAATTGACGAATATTTTGAGAGCCTTGAAGCTTGGGCTGAAAGGGTTAGAGAATCCCTCCTAGAAAGGCCAAGCTGGAACTGTAGGACATGCACCATGGAGCCTCTTCGGGACATACTAATAACAAGCGACGAGGTTATAGTGACTGTTGACTTGCCTTATGCGGAGGAGAACACCATACAAGTTAAGCCCGTTGGCAAGGATGTTATCGAAGTTTCCGCCAAGATGAGGCGTAAAGTCAGCTTTGACGACTTCGGCATAACCCACTACAGGGGCGAATTTCAAAGGTTCCATTGCCGTACAAGAATCCCGGTGCCGGTTTACATGGATCGTATGGAAATCCGCTTCAAGAGGGGGATTTTGGAGATCCGCTTGCCGAGAAAACATGAATATGAGATTCCCATCGAGTGA